CCATAGCGGCTACGAGATTCACTTGAGTTGAAATGAAGCAGGTTTTCAACGGATTTTGCGTTGGTCAATATTTCAGCACTGTTGACTTGGGTGAGTAAAGCAATCGTTTCTTGCCAAAGGGGTTCTTGGGGGAAGGGAATTTCCTGAGTATTTTGCGCCCTCATCTCAATCTCCATCTACCTTTTTATATACTAATCAAATGTTTAGTCAAGAGAATTGGACAGAATTCTTTATGATTTGCAAAAGAGTTACGTCCCGAAAAACGTCCGTGTGTTAACTATGCCGAAGGCTATAGGCAATCCGACTGTAGGGCCTTATTGGGCTTATTCGCCGGTGCGCCCGACATACATCTCTTTGCCGGTAATGGGATTGAGGTAGACGTCTATCCCGTTCTCATGCCTCAGATACTTCATTCCTTTCCGGGGATATGCTCAGTTGGGACGAACGCAAACGTCTGACTTAACGAGCCCACAAACCTCCAATCCGATGGCATCACAATCTGCTTGACTTAACTACCAACGAGACGACAGTACCAGCTTGGACTACTTATTGCTATTGAGTGGTTCGCGGAGTAATAATGTACCAATAACCATGGCGCCAACCAGCTCCGCCTGGGCCACCTCTATAACCGGGTTTGCCAACATACTTGGATTCCCATGCGCGAGCCTCAGATTCTGAATTGAATCTGACCTGTTTCCAGTCTGGAGGATTCCCATGCTCTATTTTTCGTCGGTCTGGATCATCTGTTAAGCCTACGTACCATGTCATTTCAGTTCCCCTCTCTCCATGTAGTTACAGTCCAACTCCCTACCTGAACCTCGCGGTGCCTAGCCGCGTAGTTTTCCTGGCGATTGTTGGGCGCTTTCACGCTGGGTGAAATCTATCCTCTTTGTGAGCCTTTTCAATGTAGGTGATGAAACGTGATGGAACGAGATCAGGAACGCCAGTCCCCTTGTAGAGGTTTCTGAACATGATGGAACCTGACCGCTTTCTCGCATGGAAAAGGTGAAGTTCGTCTACCGCCCGAGTCGCAGAAACGTAGAAGAGTCGCGCTTCTTCAGCCAGCCGGTTCGAATCGCCGTCATCTCGCGGCAAAGTGCCTTCCTCTAGTCCCAAAACACAAACCACTCGTGCCTCCAACCCCTTTGCGCCTTGGAGCGTCATGATACGCACACTATCCCCTTGACCTTGAGGGGATACCTGTTCAAAGAGCGCGCCCCATGCATTTGCTTCGTCCAATATTGCTGTCGGAGTCTTCCAGACTCCTAATGCGTCGATCACACTCGATATGAATGCTGATGCGTTTTCCTCTGGAAGAAGAGCAAGAAGATTCGAGAACGCCTCGTGTGCATCCTTGAGCAGTCGCGTCTTGTTCTTGACTTGGACAAGCGAAGCCCAAAGGTCATTTGCCTGCTCGGATAAGCCCGGCTTCCACAACTCACTGATCTCTCTGAGCAGTATCTCCCTCTCTTGCCTCTTCTTGGGTGTCCGCACCCGCGGCGACGGGACGGCGGGATTATTGTCTATGAAGGCCTGGAGACACAAGCGTAGGCATAGTCCGTCATTGGGATTCCTGAGCCAACGTCCGAGAGTAGCAATCGTTG
This is a stretch of genomic DNA from bacterium. It encodes these proteins:
- a CDS encoding ATP-dependent helicase is translated as MLRACSAIDYDDQILLTCSLLGRHTDLLEKYQAQCRHLLVDEYQDINEAQFDLIRLLSQRHIDGLFVVGDDDQSIYSWRGGSPEFIRRFKEDFGDTAKVKALGESFRCHQHILEGATCVISSFDDGRIKKGPFTYKVTNGPRIQVHSAASDKKEAMIVRSIIKSALPSRDALILVPHRGFAAAVCKALLQDRIPFTAPPAMPGEGLSTIATLGRWLRNPNDGLCLRLCLQAFIDNNPAVPSPRVRTPKKRQEREILLREISELWKPGLSEQANDLWASLVQVKNKTRLLKDAHEAFSNLLALLPEENASAFISSVIDALGVWKTPTAILDEANAWGALFEQVSPQGQGDSVRIMTLQGAKGLEARVVCVLGLEEGTLPRDDGDSNRLAEEARLFYVSATRAVDELHLFHARKRSGSIMFRNLYKGTGVPDLVPSRFITYIEKAHKEDRFHPA